In Bubalus bubalis isolate 160015118507 breed Murrah chromosome 3, NDDB_SH_1, whole genome shotgun sequence, a genomic segment contains:
- the IDNK gene encoding probable gluconokinase isoform X3 — MKMQKGIPLNDEDRIPWLCKLHDVLRRDVASGQHVVLACSALKKVYRDILIQGKDDAPLKCDDSGKEEKPVEVKLLVVHLTGSFDIISGRLLRRKDHFMPPELLQSQFDTLETPSAPESFIQINVDKNLSEIIATIMETLK; from the exons gaCAGAATTCCATGGCTCTGCAAATTGCATGACGTTTTACGAAG agatgtAGCCTCTGGACAGCATGTAGTTCTAGCCTGTTCAGCTCTGAAGAAAGTATACAGAGACATCTTAATACAAGGAAAAGATGATGCACCTCTGAAGTGTGATGACTCggggaaggaagaaaagccaGTTGAGGTGAAGCTCCTTGTGGTCCATCTGACTGGGTCATTTGACATCATCTCTGGACGCTTACTCAGAAGAAAAGATCATTTTATGCCCCCTGAGTTACTGCAGTCCCAGTTCGATACTCTGGAGACTCCATCAGCTCCAGAAAGCTTTATCCAAATCAATGTGGACAAAAATCTTTCAGAGATAATTGCTACAATTATGGAAActctaaaatga